One genomic segment of Plasmodium cynomolgi strain B DNA, chromosome 14, whole genome shotgun sequence includes these proteins:
- a CDS encoding NUDIX hydrolase (putative), with product MNLIKGAKNKPQKHSQNKYVNNNTKCKKIFSAHRIKQLAKDKKLLDDALLDCYGRFIALLPEFLLKDHVHLYFQIQEAYWWYDDMWQEKYPDKLPKLSLKTFGYLICDDCPILKKYVPPSAHEKFSLNWRRYCRTIPLRGAILLNHNLKKCLLVKGWSTDSWSFPKGKVDELEEDSVCACREIYEEIGIDIFPYIDEQVFIETHIEDQPIKLFIIPGVKEDTKFQPKTRKEIGAIRWFEIEKLLEHINLKNKKSILFEIKWIEVLRRSVHAKDLKGGNSFISGSIQAYKYQISGVDEAVIKKLQTVNLNSKEIINIGLFKSDDDLEEYDDENLNENVNENDKLLPKDVDEEMVSKQISTSYANYNSAIKVPGVDKNRGSFTNEEGVKNSSTSSSVSNRKMDKRSLGPNTKQNSTNYYNQEMVSIRGEGTVGQGLPLYDDMNCNDSRHSLDPMLEEGAYVEESTYSRMEKELMGNKKVYEHVDDAIVPLRRKDILLSSSAHYPDPAILGEVLNENNYSSDVGNNYKNNAMSGTYNTISTNSSCTKKMSKEVKKNDSRGNVAHKDLHAVESYPSAVSEVNSSAVKIPPKQNSLMVNHSENKKNSVSINSSGSGNGSSNNNNYNNNNNYNNSKNNYNNNMAYHGPSSSSAYKKTSNAHGNNYGKHYGENDPAGAKGYRYSLNKMRMGGHLSALRLKEVGLRSFDDQDMDKRKNFHLQVYGNKDKFNCDKKEIQNRYKKLSLKNPYHSLDDASVYYVPTKNKTLDACNDKTFGENHTNGWSAEDMFKLNEEKFGIHSTYNIEEYTTPLVYKEEKISRYNKSAKVKEGINPHLVGSSNKQGGGYNIKISGPAEGGSPVLGRGIYGSSSSNNNDRNENNLVSRSKGEFQNNEGKGNPIHSLNPNAYINVNALLARRMKMTQSGNPLLLNDKSSKKSVSCVSSNMSDSSREIGLVKSSNASVNFINGCYVHHERNGDADPRTTSQVDIHDSSHAHLLNGINGVSGMNSVSTANGTNGAGKNHVSKNHVSKNHVSKNRAGKNPSVNFNQAVSPMEERRSNVSVDVIRNEMLRKYKLKEGYGVMQRGSANQKEVNNFVDLHNRSIGYTNMSADKNYKTEPQMNSSGNTPVSNEYMLNATNRNNKMNIISGDVNYKNRNACYDVSYMKTGKDNNNYANKSNVGEYLNESILGLTNDGMSGEGIHEYRSVQSRSSLGGSSNGKNNMLIQGGLSVNREVIDKREYSHLDGEGRMGLYQINEMGIAASKKASQGSNNSSSHSNEPGKYLLNLIKGTGKSGVESDPNLTNNNRNNASRASVLSGSNAKPLSEKEILSKFYSNEAGNHAFTKKVNSARSSTGDKKNSINNRERHDNYRNVIPKDNLNMQKNRNRMSAEHLTYDGAGRRDAQEESNFNEMEMMEKLSKHLNSYNPFE from the exons atgaatttaataaAAGGCGCCAAAAACAAACCACAGAAACATTCGCAAAACAAATATGTGAACAACAATACAAAatgtaagaaaatttttagtgCACACAGAATTAAGCAGTTAGCTaaggacaaaaaattgttggATGATGCTTTGTTAGATTGTTATGGAAGGTTCATAGCTTTACTTCCAGAATTCCTACTGAAGGATCATGTGCACTTGTACTTTCAAATTCAAGAGGCATACTGGTGGTACGATGATATGTGGCAGGAAAAATACCCAGACAAGTTACCAAAATTAAGTTTAAAAACGTTTGGCTATTTAATATGTGATGATTGTccaatattaaaaaaatatgtcccACCGTCAGCTCATGAGAAGTTCTCCCTAAATTGGAGAAGATATTGCAGAACTATACCGCTGAGAGGtgcaattcttttaaatcataatttaaaaaaatgtctattGGTAAAGGGTTGGAGCACGGATAGCTGGTCCTTTCCAAAGGGGAAGGTCGACGAATTGGAAGAAGACTCTGTTTGTGCATGCAGAGAAatttatgaagaaatagGAATTGACATATTCCCATACATCGACGAGCAGGTTTTTATCGAAACGCATATAGAAGACCAGCCCATCAAATTGTTCATAATACCAGGGGTAAAGGAAGACACGAAATTTCAGCCAAAAACGAGAAAAGAAATTGGAGCCATTCGATGGTTTGAAATAGAAAAACTTTTGgaacatataaatttaaaaaataaaaaaagtatcctGTTTGAAA TCAAATGGATCGAAGTTTTAAGAAGATCTGTGCATGCAAAGGATTTGAAAGGAGGAAACTCCTTCATATCAGGCAGCATCCAAGCGTATAAATATCAAATAAGTGGAGTTGACGAGGCTGTTATTAAAAAGCTTCAAACGGTTAATTTGAACTCGAAGGAGATAATAAATATCGGTTTGTTCAAAAGCGATGACGATTTGGAAGAATACGACGATGAAAACTTGAATGAGAATGTGAATGAGAATGACAAGTTACTGCCGAAGGATGTGGACGAAGAGATGGTCTCCAAGCAGATCAGTACATCGTATGCTAATTATAACAGCGCTATTAAGGTCCCAGGAGTAGATAAAAATAGGGGGAGCTTTACCAATGAGGAGGGTGTTAAGAACAGCAGCACCTCCAGCAGTGTTAGCAATAGAAAGATGGACAAAAGGAGCCTCGGACCGAATACGAAACAGAATAGCACAAATTATTACAACCAGGAAATGGTTTCTATAAGAGGCGAAGGAACTGTCGGCCAAGGTTTACCATTATACGATGACATGAACTGTAACGATTCGAGGCATTCTTTGGACCCCATGCTGGAGGAAGGCGCGTATGTTGAAGAAAGTACGTATAGTAGGATGGAGAAAGAACTcatgggaaataaaaaagtgtatgAGCATGTAGACGACGCCATCGTTCCGTTAAGGAGGAAAGATATATTATTAAGCAGTTCGGCGCACTATCCAGATCCAGCCATTTTAGGAGAAGTACTGAATGAGAACAACTATAGCAGCGATGTGggaaataattacaaaaataacgCGATGAGCGGTACGTACAACACGATCAGCACCAACAGCAGTTGCACCAAAAAGATGAGTaaagaggtgaaaaaaaatgatagtcGCGGAAATGTCGCGCATAAGGATCTGCATGCAGTGGAGAGTTACCCGTCCGCCGTAAGCGAAGTTAACAGTAGTGCAGTAAAAATCCCCCCCAAACAGAACAGCCTCATGGTTAACCATAGCGAGAATAAGAAAAACAGCGTCAGTATAAATAGCAGTGGCAGCGGCAATGGTAGCAGTAATAACAACAATTATAATAACAACAacaattataataatagcaaaaataattataataataatatggcCTATCATGGGCCGAGCAGCAGCAGTGCGTACAAGAAAACTTCCAATGCGCATGGTAATAATTATGGGAAGCATTACGGAGAAAATGATCCTGCAGGAGCGAAGGGGTATCGCTACAGCTTGAATAAGATGCGAATGGGAGGACATTTATCAGCCCTACGATTGAAGGAGGTAGGATTGAGAAGCTTTGACGATCAAGACATGgacaagagaaaaaatttccaccTGCAAGTGTATGGCAATAAGGACAAATTTAATTGTGATAAAAAGGAGATACAAAAtcgatataaaaaattaagtttGAAAAATCCCTATCATTCTTTAGATGATGCCTCTGTGTATTACGTACCCACGAAGAATAAAACGCTAGACGCGTGTAATGATAAAACCTTTGGCGAGAACCACACCAACGGATGGAGCGCGGAAGATATGTTCAAATTGAATGAGGAAAAATTTGGCATTCATTCGACGTACAATATAGAGGAATACACAACCCCGCTAGTTtataaggaagaaaaaattagtaGGTATAACAAGAGCGCCAAGGTTAAGGAGGGTATTAATCCCCACCTTGTTGGTAGCAGTAACAAGCAGGGAGGTGGCTACAACATTAAGATTAGTGGTCCCGCGGAGGGGGGTAGCCCTGTTCTTGGGAGGGGAATATACGGAAGTAGTAGTAGCAATAATAATGACAGGAATGAGAATAACCTTGTGTCGAGGTCGAAGGGGGAGTTCCAGAACAATGAGGGGAAGGGGAACCCAATCCACAGCCTTAATCCGAATGCGTACATAAACGTGAACGCCTTGTTGGCGAGGAGAATGAAGATGACACAGAGTGGTAACCCCCTACTACTGAATGATAAAAGTTCGAAGAAAAGCGTTAGTTGTGTTAGCAGTAATATGAGCGACAGTAGCAGGGAAATAGGTTTAGTGAAAAGCAGCAACGCAAGTGTGAATTTTATCAATGGCTGTTATGTTCATCACGAGCGGAATGGCGACGCGGATCCAAGGACGACGAGCCAGGTGGACATCCATGACAGTAGCCACGCTCACCTCTTAAACGGCATCAACGGTGTGAGCGGAATGAACAGCGTGAGTACAGCGAATGGCACAAATGGAGCAGGCAAAAATCATGTAAGCAAAAATCATGTAAGCAAAAATCATGTAAGCAAAAACCGAGCAGGCAAAAATCCAAGTGTCAATTTCAACCAAGCAGTGAGCCCCAtggaggaaagaagaagcaatgTAAGCGTAGACGTAATCCGAAACGAAATGCTAAGGAAGTATAAGCTGAAGGAAGGCTATGGCGTCATGCAGAGAGGAAGTGCGAACCAAAAGGAAGTAAACAATTTTGTCGATTTGCATAACCGTTCCATTGGATACACTAACATGAGTGCTGACAAGAATTACAAAACAGAACCACAGATGAACAGTAGTGGGAATACACCTGTTTCGAATGAATACATGCTAAATGCAACTAATCgaaacaacaaaatgaatataatatCTGGGGAcgtaaattataaaaatagaaatgcATGTTATGATGTCAGTTATATGAAGACAGGGAAGGATAATAACAACTATGCTAACAAATCGAACGTAGGGGAATATTTGAATGAGAGCATTTTGGGGCTAACAAATGACGGAATGAGTGGTGAAGGTATTCATGAATATAGAAGTGTACAAAGTCGTAGCTCCTTGGGGGGAAGCtctaatggaaaaaataatatgttaaTCCAAGGTGGTTTGAGTGTAAATAGGGAAGTGATTGATAAAAGGGAATATTCCCATTTAGATGGTGAAGGAAGAATGGGTCTTTATCAAATTAATGAAATGGGAATTGCTGCTTCGAAAAAGGCTAGCCAAGGCAGCAATAACAGCAGTAGCCATTCCAATGAGCCTGGGAAGTACTTGCTAAATTTAATTAAGGGAACGGGAAAATCGGGTGTGGAAAGCGATCCCAATTTAACCAATAACAATCGTAATAATGCCAGCCGGGCTAGTGTCCTATCAGGGAGTAATGCGAAACCGTTAAGTGAAAAGGAGATACTGTCCAAATTTTACAGCAATGAGGCTGGTAATCATGCTTTTACTAAAAAGGTTAACTCGGCGCGTTCTTCCACGGGAGACAAGAAAAATTCCATCAATAATAGGGAAAGGCACGATAATTACAGAAATGTCATTCCAAAGGATAATTTAAACATGCAGAAAAACCGAAACAGAATGAGCGCGGAGCATCTTACTTATGATGGCGCTGGTAGGCGCGACGCACAGGAGGAGTCAAACTTTAACGAGATGGAGATGATGGAAAAGCTGTCGAAGCATTTGAACAGTTACAACCCCTTCGAGTGA
- a CDS encoding hypothetical protein (putative) — MEFFEWKEDNVNIDEETKKRLNKSIVKSEDVYNVNKCILARECALIYILTYKKHIESVKEENIQLVVRNIKRSILSVNNIISNITEQILKCFTILRNLYNDILKLNNVYLSDYCLFSVIDGILGNLNDEKLHQSKPTIWGMAGFLSLIISNYKKAYFMYKGIISYKCMFTIPIFLEESAELKKMANSDLYNIILKENDENICSNFSRFEAYTRLHLSIFIILNDTREVWSYISELFNSAYRRKKYIYFCLIYSALDVSSHYCKITFTSHFEKLLQLLKKELMPLLEEELKKKPPPSSEEKVVQYYIKKLHVEHLSNLSNSSLPDGVVVLPDEKLLYMGLGL; from the exons ATGGAATTCTTCGAATGGAAAGAAGATAACGTAAACATAgatgaagaaacaaaaaagagactAAACAAAAGTATAGTAAAATCCGAAGATGTGTACAACGTAA ACAAATGTATTTTGGCAAGAGAATGCGCACTGATCTACATCCTGACATATAAAAAGCACATCGAATCagtaaaagaagaaaatatacaGCTCGTTgtgagaaatataaaaaggtcCATCCTGAGCGTCAACAATATAATCAGCAACATAAcggaacaaattttaaaatgttttacaattttaagaaatttatataatgatattttaaagttaaataatgtatatttatcagattattgtttattttcaGTAATAGATGGCATTTTGGGAAATTTAAATGACGAAAAGCTTCATCAGTCAAAACCTACCATTTGGGGCATGGCAGGATTCCTATCGCTGATAATTTCGAATTATAAAAAGGCGTACTTTATGTATAAAGGAATAATTTCGTACAAATGTATGTTCACCATTCCTATATTTTTAGAAGAATCAGCAgagctgaaaaaaatggccaacTCTGATTTGTACAATATCATACTTAAAGagaatgatgaaaatatttgttcCAATTTTTCACGCTTCGAAGCGTATACAAGATTAcatctttccatttttataattttaaacgACACGAGAGAGGTGTGGAGTTACATATCTGAATTGTTCAACAGTGCGTataggaggaaaaaatatatttacttttgTCTAATTTATTCTGCCTTGGATGTTTCGTCTCATTATTGCAAAATAACATTCACTAGTCATTTTGAGAAATTACTGCAGTTATTGAAAAAAGAGCTCATGCCCCTTTTAGAGGaggaattgaaaaagaagCCGCCCCCATCCAGTGAGGAGAAGGTTGTGCAGTACTATATTAAAAAGCTGCACGTGGAGCATTTGTCCAATTTGTCCAATTCTTCTTTGCCCGATGGGGTAGTCGTCCTGCCCGATGAGAAATTGTTGTACATGGGTTTGGGGCTATAG